The proteins below come from a single Drosophila miranda strain MSH22 chromosome Y unlocalized genomic scaffold, D.miranda_PacBio2.1 Contig_Y1_pilon, whole genome shotgun sequence genomic window:
- the LOC117189642 gene encoding uncharacterized protein LOC117189642 encodes MKILQLNIQSLTHNNNKQLLSMFLDKNAIDVAILSEIWVLNNADCSILDYNFFCRPREDGYGGVGIYVRKNIQFSILKIENDLEILGIKTLNLKSNFNIFSIYAPPSTTVSQFKSGTKKFFEFAASLDIPSIVGGDFNARSSIWGSPICDRKGRSIENSTREAGFICLNDEMELLTGKSSKQKLRTATTSQLYYQCKA; translated from the exons ATGAAGATTCTTCAGCTAAATATTCAAAGTCtgacacacaacaacaacaaacagctccTCTCAATGTTCCTAGACAAGAACGCAATAGATGTTGCCATCCTCTCAGAGATTTGGGTGTTGAACAACGCGGACTGCAGCATTTTAGACTATAACTTTTTCTGCAGGCCCAGAGAGGACGGCTACGGCGGGGTTGGCATCTACGTCAGGAAAAACATTCAATtcagcattttaaaaatagagaacgacttggaaattttaggaataaaaacattaaacctcaagagcaatttcaatatttttagcaTATATGCACCGCCATCAACAACAGTTTCACAGTTTAAATCGGgcacaaaaaagtttttcgaATTCGCGGCTTCGCTTGACATACCCTCAATAGTGggcggggacttcaacgctagGTCTTCTATCTGGGGAAGTCCGATCTGTGATCGCAAGGGTCGCAGCATTGAGAATTCCACCCGGGAGGCCGGATTTATCTGCCTAAACGACG AAATGGAACTATTAACTGGCAAGtcctcaaaacaaaaattacgaACAGCAACCACTTCCCAATTGTATTATCAGTGCAAGGCCTAA